In the genome of Dethiobacter alkaliphilus AHT 1, the window GTAATGCTGGAGGCCATTCCCATGGAGGGGATGCTGGAAAAAGAAGTGCTAAAGCGGGTGCAGAAGATGGCCGATGCCATGGACCGGGCTCCTCAAAACGCCCGCTACGACCCGAATAATGACCGCATTATCCCTGAAGTCAGGGGACGTCAGGTGGATGTGTACACCACTGTGCGGCGGGTAATGGAGGCAGAAAAAGGAGAAAGGGTAGAGCTGGCGGTAATAAACCTGGAGCCGGAAATCACTTCCGAGATATTTAAGTCCATAGACCAGAAAATTGCTTCTTTTAGCACCAGCGGCGGCGGCAGTGCGGGGCGCTCAGATAACCTGTATGTGGCTGCCAAATATATGAACCGCACAATTCTGGCACCGGGAGATGTATTTTCCTTTAACAAGGTAACCGGCCCCCGTACCTTTGAGCGCGGCTACAGCATGGCACCAATTGTGGGAGGAACGGGAATCGGCGGTGGAGTCTGTCAGGTGGCTACCACAGTGTACAATGCTGCTCTGGCTGCCGATTTGGAAATAATAGAGAGGTATCCACACAGTATTCAAGTGGGGTATGTGAGGCCGGGGCGGGATGCCACGGTGACCGATTACCTTGATTTTAAATTTCGCAACTCCACGGATAAG includes:
- a CDS encoding VanW family protein, whose product is MINRNHTGKFSIANITVSVLILLIVVTVVFTVKLAVERYQAGVNSGVMLEAIPMEGMLEKEVLKRVQKMADAMDRAPQNARYDPNNDRIIPEVRGRQVDVYTTVRRVMEAEKGERVELAVINLEPEITSEIFKSIDQKIASFSTSGGGSAGRSDNLYVAAKYMNRTILAPGDVFSFNKVTGPRTFERGYSMAPIVGGTGIGGGVCQVATTVYNAALAADLEIIERYPHSIQVGYVRPGRDATVTDYLDFKFRNSTDKFIQIHSGAGGGHVWVQLWSQ